In one window of Gossypium arboreum isolate Shixiya-1 chromosome 4, ASM2569848v2, whole genome shotgun sequence DNA:
- the LOC108478087 gene encoding uncharacterized protein LOC108478087 codes for MSSPMILKNPNSLQRRQPLLHSRSNSVDSCITSRGNTNLRFGEVCGGTTADVAAVCCCCPCGLANLMVLAIYKVPAGLYRRALRQKRLRKLHKKGLLQPKNHGAHFRCNDPELLSLEDYFQDAEVSEETEKAAVELENEMWQSFYGTGFWRSPSQKEGETPGFHPL; via the coding sequence ATGTCTAGCCCGATGATTCTTAAGAACCCAAACTCCCTCCAACGGCGGCAACCGCTACTGCACAGCCGTTCCAACAGCGTCGATAGCTGCATCACCTCTCGCGGGAACACCAATCTCAGGTTCGGGGAGGTTTGCGGCGGTACTACCGCCGACGTTGCGGCTGTCTGTTGCTGTTGCCCATGTGGGTTAGCCAACCTTATGGTTCTAGCAATATACAAGGTTCCTGCAGGGCTGTACCGCCGTGCTCTCCGCCAGAAACGGCTGCGCAAGTTGCACAAAAAAGGGTTACTTCAACCAAAGAACCACGGCGCCCATTTCCGATGTAATGATCCCGAATTACTCTCTCTCGAGGACTATTTCCAAGACGCAGAGGTTTCCGAAGAAACTGAGAAAGCTGCAGTGGAACTGGAAAATGAAATGTGGCAAAGCTTTTATGGTACTGGATTTTGGAGAAGCCCCTCTCAAAAAGAAGGTGAGACTCCCGGGTTTCATCCTCTCTGA